The Mus caroli chromosome 9, CAROLI_EIJ_v1.1, whole genome shotgun sequence DNA window TTACTCATCCTAAGTGATAGAGGAGTAGAActtaagagagagaaatattttaactatCACACAGAATATTGCAGAGCATTGACAGAAATCTCAGTAATTATATCATGTATTACTTTTACAGAGGAACTGCTTGCAGTAGGCAGCCTCTGATTTATGAATTCACATACTTTCAAAAAAAGTTCCAAGGGATCAAGTAACCTATATTCCAATTCTTGATTCAGAGTTTACCTACATTTACATTCTCACATAACAACACACTCAAAAAAGCACACATACTTATAACtgaaattacataaaattttactTGAGTTTTACAAAGAAACAACATTGGTAcactgattttcttttgttccatttATTGGATATACATTTTCTCACCTGCTATACCCTGAATATGGATTGTTCTCTATAAAACTCCCAGCTCCTCTCAACATAGCTTTTCATCTGGGTCCACTCCAATTATATCTTTCATTAGAAAGTAATCAGGAGTCTATtggatataaattaaatttatatttaaaatatattgttcatGTAAGATGAATGTAATGAGGAATATCAGggatttattgttgtttttatttccctaACTAGGACTttgaatggttaagatcaaaattCAAGTTATAGCACATACTGGTGAGgacttggagaaagaggaacagtcatCCATTGCTAgagggattgcaaactggtacaaggtctctggaaatcagtatggaaatTCCTTAGAATATTGGAAATGGTTCTATCAGAAagcccagctataacactcctgggtgTATGCCCAAAACATGATAcatcataccacaaggatatgtgctccactatgttcatagcagctttatttgtaatagctagaggCTGGAAACAACAACCCAGCTGtccctcaatcaaagaatggatagagaaaatgtggttcattttcataatgaaatactattcatcTACTGTAAATCATGAATTTTCAGGCAATTAGATGGAACATAAGAATATCAAACTGTGTGAGCTAACCCTGTCtcccaaaagacatgcatggtttgtactcactgctaagtggatatttgccaaaaagtacagaatactcaagatacactCCACAGACCTTAAAAGTTTAACATATAGGAAGGTCTaagtgagaatgcttcaatcccacttagaagtgggaacaaaagaGTCACAGGACATAGAGTAAGATGGGGGAGACAGATGGGAAACAGAACTACCTCAGATAGCTGTGGACTGGGGTGCTGGAGAGAAGtccagagaaccagagagaaTTGAAATGTACAGCCTCTGGGGGAGTGATGTGGGTGGACCCTCCAGAAAGTACTAGAGATCTGAGagatgagagactcccaggactcaatggaggTAACCTTAGCCAAATTACCCAAAAGTTGGGAAAGGAAATTCaaagagtccatctccagtagatagacatggcctcaAGTGGAGGAACAGGCTTATCAACACAGAGTCAAAATGTCTGACTCAGAAATTTTCTGTCTAAAAtaattgcagggacaaaaatggagaagagaccaaAGGAAATGCAGTCCACTGACTGTCCCAATTTGTAATCTGTTTCATGGGGGTTCAGGGAGGggccaaggcctgacactattactgatgctatcaAGGGCTTTAAAAGAGCATTCTATCACTGATGCCAGCAGTCTCAACCAACTCAGTCCTCTGGGAACTCCCAAAGACTGAAATACCAACCAATCAACATATATGGGCAAGGACCCCAGGCACATATATAGACGAATACTGCCTGGACTGGctgcagtgggagaagatgtgacTAATCATGAGatacttgaggctccagggaagggagatgccTTATATAAGGGCAGATGGGGAGGTTAGTGAGCACTCTAACAGAGGCAAGGGGGtggaggaataggatgaggaattctgtgagggggaactgggaaCTTGTCCAATAGCtggaatgtaaattttaaaaaattaaaaagaaaaagacattaaagGAATAGACTGATGGCTTACCTGTTTAATAGTTCTTGCTTTTGAAGAAGATCTTAGTTTAGTTATAAAAACCAGTAAGGGTTTTTATAACTACACAACACTCTGTAACTGCCATTCCAGTGTAACTtctgccctcttttggcctccataggcagtacatacatgtggtgcatagacacacacgtGGGGACATCCAAAACGACTGCCACAGTTCAGGATGGCATTTCAATAGAAATCACAATGGAGTAAAAGAGTCTGCCTCCATAATAGAAAGAATGCACATTCCCAAGTCATTTGACACAGTATACAAATAGAATAGAAAATCACAAGCATCAATATACTCAATGTATCCAATAAGTAGTTCTGCAAAAgtactgaaaaaatatttaaactgacAAAGACATAATTCAACCAAAGTGTGAAACAAATTCTTATTCATGGTAACCAAGATAGTACAATGAACTCCATAGCAAAATTCTATTATAAGCCAATGCAGTATCAATCATCTCCAAAATGCATCTAATGGTGCTGGGTAGATGGAGTTCAAAACCCCAATTAATTTCTAATGGCAACAGAATTCAGTGTAGCCATTGTGGGCACAAATATAAAGtccttcaaaaattaaaaatcaaatccaACACTCTATCTGTGTCACTCATTGTAATCTAACGAAGTTACATAAATTAGCCTACCAAACATACATCTGGGTTATTGCAATGTAATCCAACACAGTGCAGTATCTACACAAATGCAATTTGaagtaaatggaaaatataaGGTATATAGTAGCATAAGGACTAAATTTCTCATATAAATCACACTGAAATTCTCTCATCTCTTTGAGTAAAAACTATGAAATCATTCTCACTCATCTAAATGAGGTGTGAGCAAACATAAACTGAAGAAATGTTTCATCAAAAGACACAGATTGCCGGTGACCAGAAATCAGGCAAGAGATCAGCAGTATAACTCACTGAAAGTCTACACGGGTACTGATATTGGATAGAAAGGGTGTTGAATTTGTACAGTTCCAGACATTACTGGAAGTGGCATAATCACAGGTTCTCCAGATGACAGAAATCACAGGAAATTTGAGGAGATTTGACAAACATGAGTAGCATACAATAGTATATGTAAAACAGAGAATGCTCAACTCTTGGCTCAATGTTGCATGTGAGACTGGCCTTCCCTAGACCAGACAATGAAAGACATAATGTCCCATGATTCAATTCTAAATCTGATGATATGGAACTTTTATGACCTTCTCAACTCTTATCTTACTACGGAAGTTCTGATGAAATCCACTATCCTGATTTTTAATTGTGTCTTACAAATGGCTGCTGACATTTGGTTTGGCCCAAGATGCTCAGGAGATTGTTCCTGAAGTGTATACCATGGATACTGATGAAATAATGGAAGCTGGGGATGGTTAATGTGATCTTCACAACATGTTTTCAGAAATGTTTTGATCAAAAGTTTTCAGACCTCAGATGCAGAACTTAAGGCCAGGTTTGTCCAGATGTATCCAGGGAGTATGGCACAGGATGAGAGGCATGGAACTATGGAATATAATTAAATGGATCTCCAGACAGCAATAGCCTTTAAATAGACACATagatgtaagtgtgtgtatgtgatgtttgCATAAGAAACGGATTTCACAACAACTCCATCTTAGATCCAACAGACATGAAGAAGCTGTGTGATTTCACTCTCTCCTTCTTGCTCCTGAAGTTTTCTCTCATCTTGTGCACTTCGACTGAACCTAGTTGTTTTTGGAGAATACAGAATAATGAAGATAATAATGGAGATTTGCGAGGTGACTGTGGTTTTGTTCTTCTCACACATGAGGGACCTATAGAtgaaaaattttataattatgttaTCAATTTTAGGTAAGTCAttaagtttatttctttcttcagtgtcatgAGTTAGAAATATGTAGCTATGTACACAAACTTTGAGATTCTATCCTTTTCTTCTCAGTGCAGCATTAGCAACCACTCAAAATTATATAACACATCACtcactattttaatattttgaaatgtgtCACTGTTTAATTTGGTTTTAATACATTGGGCTCCAATTCACATAGCTAATAGTAACAAGTGTACTGGGAGAGTTTGCTGGGACAGATGAACACATTTCATATGAAGAAAAGATCTCAGTGCTCAGACTTCACTTAAAGTattgggaagaattaggaagaCTGAGGTGTTAGGAGAAATCTGATAACTTTTTTAGTAGATTGGCATAGTAACATTCACACTAAAAGGTAACATCAAACTGATATGTAAATGAGCCTAAAGAATTATAATCTATTTTTGtggtatattttattatatttttgtatggatacataaatttaaaagaaatgcatcttaaaataattatcatgTTTAATAAAcattaacatttgaaaattttaaaaatattctacaaacatcatggaaatattatcaCTGAAAGATGTTCTCAGTGCGTatgaaattagcattttaaaaattattttattcatttacattctaAAAATTGCCCTTATCCCAGTGCCCAGAGCTCTTAACCCCACCCCCTCTTTTTggtctctgagagggtgctcccaccAACTCTTCCACCTCATTCTCACCCCTACAGATACTCCCATACCTCTTACCCCTATCCCCCTAGCATCGCTCttccctggcacttcaagtctctacatgattaggtacatcctctccctctAAGGCCAGAAAAGGCATTCCTTTGCTGCATATATGCCATGGGGCCACcaaccagcccatgtatactctttgtaCTAAGGCTGGATGTCaataataatgaaattaacattttcttagtGTTTGACTTCCaagtttttcctatttttatgttttaaatttttcttacagattaaaaaaaaaatctctcatagAAACATGGATAATTTTAAAGTGATATCATATAATGgctttttatgtatttcttttttgttttatgtttgtttgtttgtttgtttttgtttttcaagacagggtttctctgtatagctctggctgtcctggaactcactttgtagaccaggctggcctcgaactcagaaatccacctgcctctgcctcccaagtgctttatGTATTTCCTAAAGATTCTGtctgcaatattttatttttgttcactaTGTTTAATTTCCAAAGATAATTTTGTATGTATTGAAGCATAATTTAGTACTCAAACATTAGAATTAGGATCCTGAGTTATGGATATTATTCAATATGtactaatgatatttttagggtagtAAATGATATGAAtagaaaagtagaataaaatattttgatgtccccgtatttcctttagacaggagcattTCTGGGTCAAAAGTTTGGAGGTGAGTggttggccccatccctcaaccaggggccttgcctaacctctggatataggctctacaggttctctctcccctttgttgggaatttcagttaatgtcatccccattggtcctgggagcctcaaaaaagggataacttttgaaatgtaaatgaataaaatatccaataaggaaaaatatcttgatgtattatttaattcttaaagTACTCAATATGATTATGATATTGGTACATAAGacaaatttcaaataataaaacatttgaagTAGTTATGAATTTCATATATAGTTCAAGgcatgtttttattatgtttctggGGAATTAGAACTTCAAGACTATTATACAGCAGTCTTACTCTCTAGGACTATAGTCTAGTTCATGCATGACTTTCAGAGGAAAAACAAGCTCTTTATAGattttcacaaatataaaatttatcatATCAGAGTTACTTATATTTGTTAGCTGAAATTATGTTCAACTGTAAAGATCTCCAATTTCCTGACCTTATTTTAAGAAAGCTAGCATTTATACAGAAATTTAGCATATCTTGTAGTACGAAGTTTAGTgtaatttaatagaaaatttcaTGTTTCGAGTAGGgttagtttgaatatgcttggccaacgGAATAGTATGAgttatagccttgttggagtagatgcagcctgttgaaggaagtgtgtcactatgagaCTGGGAAATGAGACCTTCTTCCTATCCACATGAAAGCCACTCTTCTAgtggtcttcagatgaagatacagaactctcagttcttcctatACCATGCATTccttgatgctgccatgctctcaccatGATgttaatggtctgaacctctgaatctgtaagctagaCCCAACTAAATGTCCTTATAATTGTTGCCTTTCTTATGAtgtctggtcacagcagtaaaaccctaatgaataaagaagttGATACTAGGGACTATGGTATTGTGATGATAGGGCTGACCAGGCTTTTCTTTGGAAGAGTGtgtatttggaaagcagtggaatgctttaagtgtgGCTCAATGAGCTATACTAataagaatatggaagactttgttgctgagagtgatttgaacagAGGTTTCAGTAAAGTTCCAATAtttggcctagagactgtttctGTGGTATActggtgaagaatgtgactatTTTATGCCATTGTCTGAAGAgactacctgaggctaaggtaaagagatttatattagtTGCACTGACGAAGGACTTCTCTAAAAAGCCCAGCAAAGTCTTTGTCTTCTTGATTAGTCCCATAAAGAGCATTCTGTTCAAGCATatcaagcttaaaaaaaaaactagtacaaaatatatcattcatataaaaataaagcgACTCTAGGAAGTAAAATAGAGCAGAAATTCTGTGTTCaaggaaataaagagattaaaggaATAATGATCTCAGGGCAAGATCAACCCAGATGAGCTTATTGTTTGTATTTGCAATTGAACAAAGAATGGTTTGGACTTTTAACCTTACAATTCAGAAATAGAGGCCCCATATGTGATCCAGATTTTGAGGCTAGAAGAAACATGCTTTTGGTCCAGATGCTGAGGAACAGTAGCTACAAAAATCTTAGATGCAGGTATGATACTACACAGATCTAATCCCAGGAAACAAAgccaagcagatttctgagttcatggccagcttgGGACAGAAAAAATTCTAGATGAAGAAAAGCTGAAGCCCAgatgtggtagtacatgcctttagttccagcattcaggagacagagccatgaaAATCTTTCTATTTAAGGTCAGTCTACAGGGCAAACTCTAGGAATGAggaagttggaaaacagaaagctagtaaTATAATAAGGTGGCAACatgttccagcctcagcaagcaGCAGGACTTGGCAGcatcagccatgtggctctgacttGAAAGTGAAGAATAGAAGGAATGTCTGGGCCAATTGACACAGGTTAGCAGGAAGTAAGAttttagcagtgattaagaagagaccagcattactaaggtgaaatcttctgggaggtGTTTTCTAAGACCACAAAGatgctgtgttctagagatacTAAGGTTGTATCCTGTGTGTCAGTTGGATGgcaatgtgtaagaatcacccaagTTGTACTTGTTTTAAAGGTATGAAGTGGCCATAGAAAGAAGccgaggcttggcactgtgagatgccagggaaggccattagtgaaggtgcagcctcagttgtagtagATGGCCCAGGAGTAAAGGGGTTATGCAAAAAAAAGGTGAGCTTTGGCACCATAAAAAGTGCATGTGGGAGGCTATTTGGTGAAGTCTGGTTGCTGGAAAAGTCCTCAGAGTATTGGAGATGCCTGTACCATGGGATAaccatcaagaacagcagcaacagtgagGTGGTGTCAACCAGAGTCTacagtggaagagagaagagagctggagaagtgacccaaggcCTTTGAAAGagctcagaagatcatgtgtgaatcccagacattggaacaaagGCCTTGAAGTTGAAGTtgacttggagaccccaagatattaAAGATGCCTGATTCCGTGGGATTAGAACTCAGACTATTGTGCAGCTGTCTTACTCTCTAGGACTGTAAACTAGTTCATGGATGCCATTCAGAGATAAAACAGCTCTTTATGGATTTTcatgaatattaaaattattatatcagACTGACCTATTTGGGAGAATTCTTAAGCTGTATTCAACACTAAAGATCTCAAATTTCCCAAGCTTATTTCAAGAAAGATTGCATTTAGACAGAAATACAGCATGCCCTCTAGTACAAATCATACTGCAATTGGAcagaaaatttaatgttttaaacatCCTCTTTAATCATCCATATGCCTTGTTTTAGAATACCAGCAAGAAGATATGAATATTTTTTGGTAATGTTTTTTGCTACTGATGAGATCAACAAGAATCCTTATCTTTTACCCAACATGTCTTTTGTATTCTCACTCATTGCTGGCATGTGTGAAGATACATTGGGATTTATTGATAAAAGGCATTCACCACAAAAATATGCTtcaaattttcttaattataacTATGGATTACGGAAAAGATGTGATGTAGTACTTACAGGACCATCACAGACAATATCTGTAAAACTGGCAATTAATTATAGGAGACCAAAGGTGAGAATATGTGACACTGGATGAGTTAACAACCTTTTAATTCCATTCATAGGTGCCTAGGAAGAAAACTTggtaagcttgtgtgtgtgtgtgtgttgttataaatatattataaatgattAAATTATCAGATTGGAAATGTActgaacaaacacaaaaactGTTTTCTAGAACATTCAGACTTGTAAGGAAAAGTCCAAAATCTAATAGGAAAATGCATATGATTTTCCTAGCATAATCCTAGCATCCGTAATAGGGGTTCTGAAAGATGAGTAAAATTACTTGTATATAAGTCAAAATTCCTGACAGTCACATTCCTCATGTGGATGTTTGATCCTCTCATTTATAtcttttaggttttctttggaccatttaaTCCTAACCTGAGTGACCATGACCAGTTCCCATGTATCTATCAGGTAGCAACCAAGGACACACATTTGCCCCATGGCATGGTCTCCTTGATGCTTCATTTCAGATGGAATTGGATAGGACTGGTCATCTCAGATAATGACCAGGGTATTCAGTTTCTATCAGAATTGAGAGAAGAAATGCAAAGACGGGGAATCTGTTTAGCTTTTGTTAATATGATCCCAGAAACCATGCAGATATACATGACAAGGGCTAAGATATATGACAAACAAATTATGGAATCAACAGCAAAGGTTGTTGTCATTTATGGTGAAATGAACTCTACTCTAGAAATCAGCTTTAGAAGATGGCAAGATTTAGGTGCACAGAGAATCTGGATCACAACCTCACAATGGGATGTcatcataaataaaaaagatttcagCCTTGATTTCTTCCATGGGACTGTCACTTTTGCACACCACAATGACAGGATTGctaaatttagaaattttatgCAAACAATTAACACTGACAAATACCCACTAGATATTTCTCATACTATACTAGAGTGGAACTATTTTAATTGTTCGATCTCTAAGAATAGCATTAGCAAAATGGATCATTTTACACTCAACAACACTTTGGAGTGGTTAGCAAAGCACAAATTTGACATGGTGCTGAGTGAAGAAGGTTACAATTTGTATAATGCTGTGTATGCTGTGGCCCACACCTACCATGAGCTCATTCTTCAACACGTAGAGTCTCCAGAAATGGCAGAACCCAAAGGAATATTCTTTGACTGTCAGAAGGTACAATTTCTTACATTTCATTATGCTTAGATTTATCAATGTGTTCTTTTAAATGGCCCCTGAGAAACTAACATACATTTGTTAGAGATTATTCTTCTCTTCGTAGGAAGATTTCTACACTACAAAAATCCCTAAAGAATCCTTTCCATATATagaattatattattaattaccCATGAGTTATATTGCATTTTCTTACATAGGATAACTTTAGTACAGCTTTGCATTCTAGAAGCCATTAGAAATATTATGGtatattcttattttacattGCCTTAATTGATATGCATATGTAATCATCTAATGATGCATCTCACTTAGGTGGCTTCCTTGCTGAAGGCCACAGTCTTTAATcctgttgatatatatatatatatgtgtgtgtgtgtgtgtgtgtgtgtataatatatatatcatgcACAAGGATAACATTTACTAAGagacaatatttttgtatcattaTCAGTGAGTCTCATGAAAATGTGTCTAAAGATTTTACCAAATGAGTTGAATATTTGTAATAGGAGCCAAGAGTGTTCTCGTAAGAGGCTTAAATGAGGTCTAGATTAGAATAATTTCTCAAGAGCAATTTTCTCAAAACATGGTATATGTGCTGTGACTAATAGTTACTAATTTCAAGTaacaattatttataaaaacataaatgatgAAGATTGCATATTTCATTAAGTTTATGCttgtttcatgtatgtatacTGTGTGTACATAAATGACACACTACCGCTCTTAGTTTCCACAACTTACAAGTATTCAGACTTCCCACTCATTTTCACATACATGGCTACATTTTCAAAAGATATTTTGACAAATATgtggacacacacagatatacaaaagAACACCAATACATACAACAACATTCTATTTGGTAAGCATTTGTTGTAGCACTTTTTATCATAGAACACTAATAGAAATTATATTAAGTATTAATTAACCATTACATTTTACTACCTAGGATAACTTTAGTACAGCTGTGTATTCTAGAAGCCATTAGAAAAATTAGGTGACATTCTTATTTCACATTGTCTTAATTGATATGCATATGTAATCATCTAATGATGAATCTCACTTAGGTGGCTTCCTTGCTGAAGACCATGGTCTTTACTAATCCCCTTGGAGAACTGGTGAACATGAAGCATAGGGAAAATCAGTGTGCTGAGTATGATATTTACAAAATTTGGAATTTTCCACAAGGCCTTGGATTAAAAGTGAAACTAGGAAGTTATTTTCCTTGTTTCCCATATAGCCAACACCTTCATATGTCTGAAGACCTCGAGTGGGCCACAGGAGGAATATCAATGGGTATACCACAATTTACATCCTTTTCAGTAtaacctaaaatttaaaatatgagggGCTGAAGTGATATCTCTGTCTTTAAGACAAGTTGATGTTTTAAAAGGGACCCATCCTCAATTACCAGGATCAACATTTGATAACCCACAACTTTCTATAAATCTTGGTCTCTGGATTCCATGTTCAATGGCACCCACATGCCTATTTAACCCACAATACAGAAacacatttacaaaatatatacatacaaacagtGAATTTATGTCATACTGTGTGAACATGTTTATTTCCTAAAGAAGTACAGCTTATACTAATGAActaaatatttgtcaaaattcAAGCTTCTATTTTAAACTTAGAAAAACTTTATTCTATGAGGTTTACATAGCATGTGTTTTTCATAATGATCAAACAACTCTTCGATCTACCATGACTTCTCTCACCACTCAATTCAGtatccttattttttatttataaacaatgtGAGAAAAAGTGAAGCCACATAACTATCCCTTTTGGATTTAGTCAGTTTGAGAACGAAATTTCTCAAATCACTACAACCCATATGTTACACACATAATAAACATGAAGTAGTCAATATTGAGTGACTTTCAGGGCATTGCAGGCATATACAAAATGATAAAGTACCTGAAATTGATAAGTGATGCCTGTTagcacagatatatatatatatatatatatatatatatatatatatatatatatatatatccacatctGTTAATAtgtcatatatgca harbors:
- the LOC110301021 gene encoding vomeronasal type-2 receptor 116-like isoform X3, with amino-acid sequence MKKLCDFTLSFLLLKFSLILCTSTEPSCFWRIQNNEDNNGDLRGDCGFVLLTHEGPIDEKFYNYVINFRIPARRYEYFLVMFFATDEINKNPYLLPNMSFVFSLIAGMCEDTLGFIDKRHSPQKYASNFLNYNYGLRKRCDVVLTGPSQTISVKLAINYRRPKVFFGPFNPNLSDHDQFPCIYQVATKDTHLPHGMVSLMLHFRWNWIGLVISDNDQGIQFLSELREEMQRRGICLAFVNMIPETMQIYMTRAKIYDKQIMESTAKVVVIYGEMNSTLEISFRRWQDLGAQRIWITTSQWDVIINKKDFSLDFFHGTVTFAHHNDRIAKFRNFMQTINTDKYPLDISHTILEWNYFNCSISKNSISKMDHFTLNNTLEWLAKHKFDMVLSEEGYNLYNAVYAVAHTYHELILQHVESPEMAEPKGIFFDCQKVASLLKTMVFTNPLGELVNMKHRENQCAEYDIYKIWNFPQGLGLKVKLGSYFPCFPYSQHLHMSEDLEWATGGISSQVPSSMCSVTCTAGLRKIHQKETADCCFDCAQCPENEVSNETDMEKCVSCPDDKFANIEKTHCLPRAVSFLAYEDPLGMALGCMALSFSAITILVLVTFVKYKDTPIVKANNRILSYILLIALVFCFLCSLLFIGHPNQITCILQQTTFGVFFTVAISTVLAKTITVVMAFKLTTPGKRMRGIMMTGAPKLVIPICTLIQLVLCGIWLVTSPPFIERDIKSEHGKIVILCNKGSVIAFQVVLGYLGSLALGSFIVAFLARNLPDRFIEAKFLTFSMLVFCRVWITFLPVYHSTRGTVMVVVEVFSILASSASLLGCIFVPKCCVILVRPDSNFIQKYKDKLLY
- the LOC110301021 gene encoding vomeronasal type-2 receptor 116-like isoform X4 → MKKLCDFTLSFLLLKFSLILCTSTEPSCFWRIQNNEDNNGDLRGDCGFVLLTHEGPIDEKFYNYVINFRIPARRYEYFLVMFFATDEINKNPYLLPNMSFVFSLIAGMCEDTLGFIDKRHSPQKYASNFLNYNYGLRKRCDVVLTGPSQTISVKLAINYRRPKVFFGPFNPNLSDHDQFPCIYQVATKDTHLPHGMVSLMLHFRWNWIGLVISDNDQGIQFLSELREEMQRRGICLAFVNMIPETMQIYMTRAKIYDKQIMESTAKVVVIYGEMNSTLEISFRRWQDLGAQRIWITTSQWDVIINKKDFSLDFFHGTVTFAHHNDRIAKFRNFMQTINTDKYPLDISHTILEWNYFNCSISKNSISKMDHFTLNNTLEWLAKHKFDMVLSEEGYNLYNAVYAVAHTYHELILQHVESPEMAEPKGIFFDCQKVASLLKTMVFTNPLGELVNMKHRENQCAEYDIYKIWNFPQGLGLKVKLGSYFPCFPYSQHLHMSEDLEWATGGTQVPSSMCSVTCTAGLRKIHQKETADCCFDCAQCPENEVSNETADMEKCVSCPDDKFANIEKTHCLPRAVSFLAYEDPLGMALGCMALSFSAITILVLVTFVKYKDTPIVKANNRILSYILLIALVFCFLCSLLFIGHPNQITCILQQTTFGVFFTVAISTVLAKTITVVMAFKLTTPGKRMRGIMMTGAPKLVIPICTLIQLVLCGIWLVTSPPFIERDIKSEHGKIVILCNKGSVIAFQVVLGYLGSLALGSFIVAFLARNLPDRFIEAKFLTFSMLVFCRVWITFLPVYHSTRGTVMVVVEVFSILASSASLLGCIFVPKCCVILVRPDSNFIQKYKDKLLY
- the LOC110301021 gene encoding vomeronasal type-2 receptor 116-like isoform X7, with protein sequence MKKLCDFTLSFLLLKFSLILCTSTEPSCFWRIQNNEDNNGDLRGDCGFVLLTHEGPIDEKFYNYVINFRIPARRYEYFLVMFFATDEINKNPYLLPNMSFVFSLIAGMCEDTLGFIDKRHSPQKYASNFLNYNYGLRKRCDVVLTGPSQTISVKLAINYRRPKVFFGPFNPNLSDHDQFPCIYQVATKDTHLPHGMVSLMLHFRWNWIGLVISDNDQGIQFLSELREEMQRRGICLAFVNMIPETMQIYMTRAKIYDKQIMESTAKVVVIYGEMNSTLEISFRRWQDLGAQRIWITTSQWDVIINKKDFSLDFFHGTVTFAHHNDRIAKFRNFMQTINTDKYPLDISHTILEWNYFNCSISKNSISKMDHFTLNNTLEWLAKHKFDMVLSEEGYNLYNAVYAVAHTYHELILQHVESPEMAEPKGIFFDCQKVASLLKTMVFTNPLGELVNMKHRENQCAEYDIYKIWNFPQGLGLKVKLGSYFPCFPYSQHLHMSEDLEWATGGTQVPSSMCSVTCTAGLRKIHQKETADCCFDCAQCPENEVSNETDMEKCVSCPDDKFANIEKTHCLPRAVSFLAYEDPLGMALGCMALSFSAITILVLVTFVKYKDTPIVKANNRILSYILLIALVFCFLCSLLFIGHPNQITCILQQTTFGVFFTVAISTVLAKTITVVMAFKLTTPGKRMRGIMMTGAPKLVIPICTLIQLVLCGIWLVTSPPFIERDIKSEHGKIVILCNKGSVIAFQVVLGYLGSLALGSFIVAFLARNLPDRFIEAKFLTFSMLVFCRVWITFLPVYHSTRGTVMVVVEVFSILASSASLLGCIFVPKCCVILVRPDSNFIQKYKDKLLY
- the LOC110301021 gene encoding vomeronasal type-2 receptor 116-like isoform X5 produces the protein MKKLCDFTLSFLLLKFSLILCTSTEPSCFWRIQNNEDNNGDLRGDCGFVLLTHEGPIDEKFYNYVINFRIPARRYEYFLVMFFATDEINKNPYLLPNMSFVFSLIAGMCEDTLGFIDKRHSPQKYASNFLNYNYGLRKRCDVVLTGPSQTISVKLAINYRRPKVFFGPFNPNLSDHDQFPCIYQVATKDTHLPHGMVSLMLHFRWNWIGLVISDNDQGIQFLSELREEMQRRGICLAFVNMIPETMQIYMTRAKIYDKQIMESTAKVVVIYGEMNSTLEISFRRWQDLGAQRIWITTSQWDVIINKKDFSLDFFHGTVTFAHHNDRIAKFRNFMQTINTDKYPLDISHTILEWNYFNCSISKNSISKMDHFTLNNTLEWLAKHKFDMVLSEEGYNLYNAVYAVAHTYHELILQHVESPEMAEPKGIFFDCQKVASLLKTMVFTNPLGELVNMKHRENQCAEYDIYKIWNFPQGLGLKVKLGSYFPCFPYSQHLHMSEDLEWATGESQVPSSMCSVTCTAGLRKIHQKETADCCFDCAQCPENEVSNETADMEKCVSCPDDKFANIEKTHCLPRAVSFLAYEDPLGMALGCMALSFSAITILVLVTFVKYKDTPIVKANNRILSYILLIALVFCFLCSLLFIGHPNQITCILQQTTFGVFFTVAISTVLAKTITVVMAFKLTTPGKRMRGIMMTGAPKLVIPICTLIQLVLCGIWLVTSPPFIERDIKSEHGKIVILCNKGSVIAFQVVLGYLGSLALGSFIVAFLARNLPDRFIEAKFLTFSMLVFCRVWITFLPVYHSTRGTVMVVVEVFSILASSASLLGCIFVPKCCVILVRPDSNFIQKYKDKLLY